The Miscanthus floridulus cultivar M001 chromosome 7, ASM1932011v1, whole genome shotgun sequence genome includes a region encoding these proteins:
- the LOC136463497 gene encoding E3 ubiquitin-protein ligase PUB23-like: MEVSSSSAAEVPHYFLCPISLEVMRDPVTLATGITYDRASIERWLFTDGHATCPVTRRALAPFEMDATPNHTLRRLIQAWCAAHQVERFPTPRPPLDSCRVAALLDEGRHGGDRQGAPALREIKAVVAESERNRRCVEATPGAVDFLASLVAKHSSTSNDSPSKRASGQQDAAAADFVLDSPTSTSSPAEDALGVLYSLKPSERSLAQIMERDGDFLDALASVLRRPSYRSRAYGILLLKAMTAVLTPARLMTVSAGLVQEVVRVVSDRVSSKAVRAALHVLCRLCPWGRNRVKAVEAGAVAALVELLLDEGGRRVSELAVVAIDHLCGCAEGRSELVVHPAGLAVVSKKVMRVSVVATESAVRALHAVAKHSPTSSVLQEMLAVGVVAKLLLVLQVNAGEWAGLRAKEMLKTHARVWKDSPCLQTYLRDSYPC; this comes from the coding sequence ATGGAGGTCTCGTCGTCCTCGGCGGCGGAGGTCCCCCACTATTTCCTCTGCCCGATCTCGCTGGAGGTCATGCGCGACCCGGTCACGCTCGCCACCGGCATCACCTACGACCGCGCCAGCATCGAGCGCTGGCTCTTCACCGACGGCCACGCCACCTGCCCCGTCACGCGCCGCGCGCTGGCGCCCTTCGAGATGGACGCCACGCCCAACCACACGCTGCGCCGCCTCATCCAGGCCTGGTGCGCCGCGCACCAGGTCGAGCGCTTCcccacgccgcgcccgccgctcgaCTCGTGCCGCGTCGCCGCGCTCCTCGACGAGGGCCGGCACGGCGGGGACCGCCAGGGGGCCCCCGCGCTCAGGGAGATCAAGGCCGTCGTCGCCGAGAGCGAGCGCAACAGGCGCTGCGTTGAGGCCACGCCGGGCGCCGTCGACTTCCTCGCCTCGCTCGTCGCCAAGCACTCCTCCACGTCTAACGACTCTCCATCCAAGCGTGCCAGCGGCCAGcaagacgccgccgccgccgacttcGTGCTGGATTCTCCGACCTCCACGAGCTCGCCGGCGGAGGACGCGCTCGGCGTCCTCTACTCGCTCAAGCCCTCTGAGCGGAGCCTTGCCCAGATCATGGAACGGGACGGAGACTTCCTCGACGCGCTGGCGTCCGTCCTGCGCCGCCCGAGCTACCGGTCGCGCGCCTACGGCATCCTTCTCCTCAAGGCGATGACGGCGGTCTTGACTCCGGCGCGGCTCATGACGGTGAGCGCCGGCCTGGTGCAGGAGGTGGTGCGCGTGGTCTCGGACCGGGTGTCCTCCAAGGCTGTCCGGGCGGCGCTGCACGTGCTGTGCCGCCTCTGCCCGTGGGGCCGGAACCGCGTGAAGGCCGTCGAGGCCGGCGCCGTGGCCGCGCTGGTCGAGCTGCTCCTCGACGAGGGCGGCCGCCGCGTCTCCGAGCTAGCCGTCGTGGCCATCGATCACCTCTGCGGCTGCGCGGAGGGACGGTCGGAGCTGGTCGTGCACCCGGCGGGGCTGGCCGTCGTGTCCAAGAAGGTCATGCGGGTGTCCGTAGTCGCCACCGAGAGCGCCGTGCGCGCGCTCCACGCCGTGGCCAAGCACTCGCCGACGTCCTCGGTGCTGCAGGAGATGCTCGCCGTCGGTGTGGTGGCAAAACTGCTGCTGGTGCTGCAGGTCAATGCTGGCGAGTGGGCCGGTCTCAGGGCAAAGGAGATGCTAAAGACACACGCTAGGGTTTGGAAGGACTCGCCATGCCTCCAAACATACCTGAGGGATTCTTACCCTTGCTAG